From Paenibacillus sp. V4I7, the proteins below share one genomic window:
- a CDS encoding CARDB domain-containing protein, with amino-acid sequence MNLGLLKKRVRMVSIALLAMMALESNITQYLGEELRALAASPGTVTSSIAFTAGGAEKIGTKYYASSNYLSGGTVNITNVPAGNVIKRILHNGEDITPPAAIGVKDYSGAVNDTHSGTQITVASTDNSSAKGYYAWYRYIPGGSQGSNWYADVFDKSGNSVKISCGPSNFGPATHHRGSSAPTESIGGYFMPKFPGCDSTDFPELQTLSLSATRDSSKPYKTDAGVSIVDSVVSNVTATKATVNTAVTPIIGPNGQTGLPRSSAITVVDVTSNASDAGEYRVLFQQKFTNFVDGFDSEYEINSPANGAKVVTYYTAFLVDLQGFTYEYDGNVTVEYETPPNAPNISSVSITAPSCVQAGSSTSFSFSFSNTGGTDITTAFSARVVIDGATYQTFNYTGLASGTPKTETFTKNFAGTSMYNVAIFVDTVSGESNTGDNSKSVTVTPVLSCAALPVPESITGTFTLDKTSMTYGDDNWATPVGVAVTGTDGSGNACVMNKFGFIFEQNGLIADGVSNTSSPSTGSFAGPPYPRGMGEGVVNVTMKIFSSCGGSKVVGPQTFTISIDTDNAAPFFTPGWFANRNTNNYPTIDEIVVGNFVDLGVVLDKSRTPNEPYDPDGDGFYFNWDFKGSTDPWIKSFADTSTGYGFSELAYDGDTYRNIKADVLGYHTVYATATDNRGAKSGRRSATINVVKPNPIAACTAPSEVKANHPLAANAINADKSRSPMGRTIDHSRDVWTNKLPVYSNNTMSDITVAVTLERVYDSSGLESENISSCNIIVHPDYPPIAKINAPSLGIRGDGYDILNESYSTDGDNITQVLWYIKYDADNDGNLDEESWTSITGDLNKYSFSPTKVGKYKFKLRAVEEFGAFAEAESGIMDVINQAPEVSFDLSGNGPNPDPNPPTVYKASDILATWPLVATNTNSVLSKLPTYNWQNDNETLATGAGKGKESQIFGVNRISTPAGLGDVDSFSAPLNDNGLGRNGLSIYKAMTSPTFGYSQPLFYPGPDGQPAGWVSGATPVSSDKVHLYFTGSSSYSDPSYKFYALNKNKIGRYEGKYVQDTTSCTSCFATFSYKHYWLDGNPYDYTLDINNVPRSQLTSMKDVPYYVNSSNTGTTRQVSESISNAAAPYLAEKTVYLIFTKITPVKYTRDTSGDSDQDYITSVNSTMACSFKALDGTRIACFDIPGSTGQWGSATVKATLTSGDHLLILMDSAGYYSPNGYFGDSYYEVDLYGNILKAGTIPNNNPPVPTVYEKKYAQWPYTDTPRSYTPAQYDTASCSYAQYQQPFRDNMGNTYFYETKTCVDSAGNAINSSDRNLRFFPELGLGVYVAKYDKNFKVVWRARTGGNNLYFSAAWTYDWRDNLNTMIVNPANNTIISKTLYTVGGSWGDSRSIVNNVIDMTTGGVWGWGGPQVSGMSANLHVDAWGNYQGGKCAANIFNQCSNISTGGNSATLQGSLGFMSSATQTVSKMSFSEYMGDGLLLSAYMYHSWVTGYNSPPYGDTVYWIDKGPIAEAAAVNIQRYQYGQFISPNVLNDADIAYNFKTEQNKIDTNLFGYSFRMQDGANRYALEFDGTSMYLSKYVSGGRTVLASAPYNIQDSKSYSVKIRTSGNVLNVWVNKVNYFSDIVDNSFPTSGKFGAFSDKSFVQYSAMTSKPYAEADLWSADYAILDEDSGKAELKYDNIKFEDPELDPIAGSFAWTYTHIPMFRNNGGLSPLSGQSFASGQPTFDRVGKWDIALRAKDDPYPAAIFKYPNMLFDSYRKNSNTFKKSITVHRRPVAVFTAAMQPNGVVNYTANSYDPDRYDIGTGGMDAGYEANHGIFEEKWYYITPDGNVINSKLDRVQDSGTYTIVLQVKDEYGAWSWPATEIIDVGLRPNNPPTVILTYPGGSVDKPDFFCVGCNPTISWSQNDIDPDTTFTAYEVYIGQITTDWMGRPVEYDYYSTGVKSFTSKAAAYSYIATNVVGSTNAKWHIKVRVKDETTWSQWSNDGYLGSVLPPTVSLTYPTGTYENPSSMASLKPTITWNQLDPQNGSIVYQQVRVWNESGTLLSSGDTSVPVADRPKTQASWTMTADAPLGAKLKVQVRVQAVSGVWSDWSTVGWMTSNSPPSANMTNPSGTQAAPTIFTTTKPTFEWNQTDPDVGTVFSHFQIEVTNEDNTVMVLDSGVTVQDSTSNTGSWTVPSDLPTGQKLRVRVRVFDGYVWSNFSPQTWFLINRPPTGNITFITPIYQHDTPTFTVNVSDPDNNAINVIVDVSFNAGAYTSIMSWSNVASGSTRTFTYGPLNQGVYTLRLNLDDGLGGTYVQTYTFTALPLSITGQVTHTPQWEAYRQSWNVMFPSKSRTANVFWAGEAFELSAQVTDTGTSSTKPVSVNATLVQTNDTAAMSSSDLINYTGEMLNTNFDTTLSNGPYTMRFTVNWSNGLVQTTDVPITIAGDIWDVIVNQLRN; translated from the coding sequence TTGAATTTAGGATTATTAAAGAAACGTGTTAGGATGGTCAGCATTGCGCTTCTCGCTATGATGGCTTTGGAATCAAACATTACGCAGTATTTGGGCGAGGAGCTAAGAGCATTGGCCGCCTCGCCCGGCACTGTGACCTCATCTATAGCTTTCACTGCTGGTGGTGCTGAGAAGATTGGTACCAAGTACTATGCCTCCAGCAACTACTTATCGGGTGGCACTGTCAACATTACAAATGTGCCTGCAGGTAATGTCATCAAGAGGATTCTACATAATGGGGAAGACATAACACCACCTGCTGCCATTGGGGTGAAAGATTATTCTGGGGCAGTAAATGATACTCATAGCGGGACGCAGATCACTGTAGCTTCAACAGATAATAGTTCCGCGAAAGGGTATTATGCTTGGTATCGTTACATCCCAGGAGGTTCACAAGGCTCTAACTGGTATGCCGACGTTTTCGATAAGAGTGGGAATTCGGTTAAGATAAGTTGTGGTCCCTCCAACTTTGGTCCTGCAACACACCATAGGGGGTCTTCCGCACCAACGGAGTCAATTGGTGGTTATTTTATGCCAAAATTCCCAGGCTGTGATTCCACGGACTTTCCGGAGCTACAAACGCTTAGTTTGAGCGCCACAAGGGATTCTTCCAAACCGTATAAGACAGATGCAGGGGTTTCGATTGTTGATTCCGTTGTGTCAAACGTTACTGCAACTAAAGCAACTGTAAACACTGCTGTTACCCCAATTATCGGGCCAAATGGGCAGACAGGGCTACCGAGATCCTCAGCCATAACAGTAGTTGATGTTACATCAAATGCTAGTGATGCTGGCGAATACCGTGTCCTGTTCCAGCAGAAATTCACCAACTTTGTGGATGGTTTTGATTCTGAGTATGAGATCAACTCTCCAGCAAATGGTGCGAAAGTTGTTACCTACTACACCGCATTTCTCGTGGATCTACAAGGTTTCACCTATGAGTACGATGGTAATGTAACAGTTGAGTATGAAACACCACCTAATGCACCTAACATCAGCAGTGTTTCCATTACCGCACCTTCTTGTGTGCAAGCAGGCAGCTCAACATCGTTCAGTTTCAGTTTCTCTAATACGGGTGGCACAGACATCACCACAGCTTTCTCTGCCAGGGTTGTTATTGATGGCGCAACTTACCAAACATTCAACTATACAGGGTTAGCTTCGGGCACGCCTAAAACAGAAACATTCACCAAGAACTTTGCAGGTACTTCCATGTATAACGTGGCTATATTTGTAGATACCGTTTCAGGTGAGAGTAATACTGGTGACAACAGCAAGTCCGTTACCGTTACACCAGTTTTAAGTTGTGCTGCCTTACCTGTGCCAGAATCAATCACCGGTACATTCACCTTGGATAAAACAAGTATGACTTACGGTGACGACAACTGGGCAACACCTGTTGGTGTGGCTGTCACAGGAACTGACGGTAGTGGTAATGCTTGTGTCATGAACAAGTTCGGATTCATCTTCGAACAAAATGGTTTGATTGCTGATGGTGTCAGCAACACAAGTTCACCGTCTACTGGTAGCTTTGCTGGACCGCCCTATCCTAGAGGTATGGGTGAGGGTGTGGTCAATGTTACTATGAAGATTTTTTCAAGTTGCGGAGGTTCCAAAGTAGTCGGGCCACAGACCTTTACGATCAGCATTGACACTGATAACGCTGCACCATTCTTTACTCCTGGTTGGTTCGCCAACAGAAACACCAACAACTACCCAACAATTGATGAAATCGTTGTAGGCAACTTTGTTGACTTAGGTGTCGTGCTAGACAAATCCAGAACACCTAATGAGCCATACGATCCTGATGGCGATGGATTCTATTTCAACTGGGATTTCAAGGGAAGTACTGACCCTTGGATTAAAAGTTTCGCGGACACTTCTACAGGATACGGGTTTAGTGAGTTGGCATACGATGGTGACACCTATCGTAACATCAAAGCTGATGTGCTAGGTTACCACACTGTTTATGCCACAGCAACAGATAATCGCGGGGCAAAATCAGGCAGACGCTCAGCGACAATCAATGTCGTAAAACCGAATCCAATTGCTGCATGTACTGCGCCTTCTGAGGTGAAAGCAAATCACCCACTAGCTGCTAATGCAATCAATGCTGACAAGAGCCGAAGCCCAATGGGTCGTACAATCGATCATTCTAGAGATGTCTGGACTAATAAGTTACCTGTTTATTCCAACAATACCATGTCGGATATCACTGTCGCAGTTACATTGGAAAGGGTTTACGATTCATCCGGATTGGAGTCCGAGAACATCAGTTCATGTAATATTATCGTCCACCCTGATTACCCACCAATTGCCAAAATCAATGCACCTTCACTGGGTATTCGTGGTGATGGCTATGATATTTTAAATGAGTCCTACAGCACTGATGGTGACAACATCACGCAAGTGTTGTGGTATATCAAGTATGATGCTGACAATGATGGCAATCTGGATGAAGAATCTTGGACATCAATCACTGGTGATCTTAATAAGTATTCATTCAGTCCAACCAAAGTCGGTAAATACAAATTCAAACTTCGTGCAGTAGAAGAATTTGGTGCTTTTGCTGAAGCCGAGTCAGGTATCATGGATGTTATCAACCAAGCGCCTGAAGTATCGTTCGATCTTTCAGGCAATGGTCCGAACCCAGACCCGAATCCACCAACAGTTTACAAAGCTTCTGACATCCTTGCTACTTGGCCATTGGTTGCGACCAACACCAACAGTGTGTTAAGCAAGCTACCGACTTACAATTGGCAGAATGATAATGAAACTTTGGCAACTGGGGCAGGTAAAGGTAAAGAATCTCAGATATTCGGTGTCAATCGAATAAGTACTCCGGCAGGTCTCGGAGATGTTGATTCTTTCAGTGCTCCATTGAATGACAATGGTTTGGGCCGGAATGGGTTATCCATCTACAAAGCCATGACCTCCCCAACTTTTGGGTACTCACAACCTTTGTTCTATCCTGGACCAGATGGGCAACCAGCTGGTTGGGTAAGCGGAGCAACACCCGTTTCGTCCGACAAAGTGCATCTTTACTTCACAGGGTCTTCCAGTTATTCGGACCCGTCTTATAAATTCTATGCGTTAAACAAAAACAAAATTGGTCGTTATGAGGGCAAGTATGTTCAGGACACCACTTCTTGCACTTCCTGCTTCGCAACCTTTTCGTACAAGCATTACTGGTTAGATGGTAACCCATACGATTACACCTTAGACATTAATAATGTGCCGAGAAGTCAGTTGACTTCTATGAAGGATGTCCCGTACTACGTCAATTCCTCTAACACAGGAACAACTAGACAGGTGTCAGAATCAATCAGTAATGCTGCTGCGCCGTACCTTGCTGAGAAAACGGTATATCTGATATTCACAAAGATAACACCGGTCAAGTATACTCGCGACACGTCAGGCGATAGCGATCAAGATTATATCACTAGTGTTAACAGCACCATGGCGTGTAGTTTCAAGGCTTTGGATGGCACTAGAATAGCTTGTTTCGATATCCCAGGTTCTACAGGGCAATGGGGAAGTGCAACCGTTAAGGCTACACTAACTAGTGGTGACCACCTCCTAATCCTTATGGATTCTGCTGGCTATTACAGCCCTAACGGATATTTCGGAGACAGTTATTATGAGGTTGACCTTTATGGTAATATCCTAAAAGCTGGGACGATTCCTAATAACAACCCACCTGTACCAACTGTATACGAGAAAAAGTATGCACAATGGCCTTATACCGACACACCAAGAAGCTATACACCTGCTCAGTACGACACTGCATCTTGTTCTTACGCACAATATCAACAGCCTTTCCGCGATAACATGGGCAATACCTATTTCTACGAAACCAAAACATGTGTTGATTCTGCTGGTAATGCCATCAACAGCTCTGACCGAAATCTTAGGTTCTTTCCAGAACTCGGTCTTGGTGTTTATGTTGCTAAGTATGACAAGAATTTCAAAGTTGTTTGGCGCGCTAGAACTGGTGGTAACAATCTTTATTTCAGTGCTGCTTGGACTTATGACTGGCGTGACAACCTCAACACCATGATCGTCAATCCAGCCAATAACACCATCATATCAAAAACGTTGTATACTGTTGGTGGTTCATGGGGCGATAGCCGTTCCATTGTCAATAATGTGATTGACATGACAACGGGTGGCGTCTGGGGATGGGGTGGTCCGCAGGTCTCAGGTATGTCTGCTAATCTTCACGTAGACGCTTGGGGTAATTACCAAGGTGGTAAATGTGCTGCCAATATCTTCAATCAGTGCAGTAACATCAGCACAGGTGGGAATAGCGCTACATTACAAGGTAGTCTAGGATTCATGTCCAGTGCAACCCAAACAGTCAGCAAAATGTCCTTTAGCGAATATATGGGCGACGGATTACTTCTGTCAGCTTACATGTATCATTCGTGGGTCACCGGCTACAACAGCCCACCATATGGCGACACTGTGTACTGGATTGATAAGGGTCCGATAGCTGAAGCTGCTGCTGTAAACATTCAGCGGTACCAATATGGTCAATTCATCTCACCAAATGTTTTGAATGACGCGGATATCGCCTACAACTTCAAAACAGAACAAAACAAAATAGACACTAACTTATTCGGATATTCATTCCGTATGCAAGACGGTGCAAATCGCTATGCTTTGGAGTTTGATGGCACAAGCATGTATCTGTCTAAATATGTGAGCGGTGGCAGGACAGTTCTCGCTTCCGCACCATATAACATTCAGGACAGTAAAAGCTACAGCGTCAAAATCAGAACATCTGGAAATGTATTGAATGTGTGGGTCAACAAGGTTAATTACTTTAGCGATATTGTCGATAACAGTTTCCCAACCAGTGGTAAGTTCGGTGCGTTCTCTGATAAGTCATTTGTACAATACAGTGCCATGACCTCTAAGCCATACGCTGAAGCTGATTTATGGTCAGCCGACTATGCCATCTTGGACGAGGATTCCGGTAAGGCTGAGTTGAAGTATGACAACATCAAGTTCGAAGATCCTGAACTTGACCCAATTGCTGGTTCATTCGCTTGGACCTACACCCACATACCAATGTTTAGGAACAATGGGGGATTGTCTCCATTGAGCGGTCAAAGCTTTGCGTCAGGGCAACCTACTTTCGATCGAGTTGGTAAATGGGATATAGCCTTGCGAGCAAAAGATGATCCTTATCCAGCGGCGATCTTCAAGTATCCAAACATGCTATTCGACTCTTACCGGAAGAACTCCAACACCTTCAAGAAGAGTATCACAGTGCATCGTAGACCGGTAGCTGTATTCACTGCTGCTATGCAACCAAACGGTGTGGTTAACTATACCGCTAATAGCTACGACCCAGACCGTTACGATATAGGTACTGGAGGCATGGACGCAGGCTACGAAGCAAATCATGGTATCTTCGAAGAAAAATGGTATTACATCACCCCTGATGGTAATGTCATCAATTCAAAACTGGACCGCGTACAAGATTCAGGAACCTACACAATTGTCTTGCAAGTTAAAGATGAGTATGGTGCCTGGTCATGGCCAGCCACTGAAATAATTGATGTGGGTCTTCGTCCTAATAATCCACCTACGGTAATATTAACTTATCCTGGTGGTTCTGTGGATAAACCAGACTTCTTTTGTGTCGGTTGTAACCCAACCATTTCGTGGAGCCAGAATGATATAGACCCTGATACAACGTTCACCGCTTATGAGGTGTACATTGGCCAAATAACTACAGATTGGATGGGTCGTCCTGTTGAATATGACTACTACAGTACGGGAGTAAAATCTTTTACATCCAAAGCCGCTGCATACAGTTACATTGCTACCAATGTGGTTGGATCTACTAATGCAAAATGGCATATCAAGGTTCGTGTTAAGGATGAAACAACATGGTCTCAGTGGAGTAATGATGGCTATCTTGGAAGTGTGCTTCCTCCTACTGTCAGCCTGACATATCCGACTGGTACGTATGAAAATCCTTCTTCAATGGCTTCATTAAAACCAACAATTACATGGAACCAGCTGGACCCACAAAATGGCTCCATCGTGTACCAACAAGTGCGTGTGTGGAACGAATCTGGAACACTGCTCTCTAGTGGAGATACCAGCGTCCCCGTTGCGGATCGCCCAAAAACTCAGGCGTCATGGACCATGACTGCTGATGCTCCTTTGGGTGCCAAGTTAAAGGTACAGGTTAGAGTGCAGGCTGTAAGTGGTGTGTGGTCTGATTGGTCAACTGTTGGCTGGATGACTTCAAATAGTCCACCAAGTGCAAACATGACCAACCCATCAGGCACACAAGCTGCGCCTACCATATTCACAACAACCAAGCCAACCTTTGAGTGGAACCAGACTGACCCTGATGTTGGAACAGTGTTCTCCCATTTCCAAATCGAAGTAACTAACGAAGACAATACTGTAATGGTGTTGGATAGCGGTGTGACGGTTCAAGACTCCACCTCCAATACAGGAAGCTGGACAGTGCCATCTGATTTGCCTACTGGACAGAAGCTGCGTGTTAGGGTGAGAGTATTTGACGGGTATGTGTGGTCCAATTTTTCACCGCAAACGTGGTTCTTAATCAACCGACCACCGACAGGTAATATTACCTTTATTACTCCGATCTATCAGCATGACACACCAACATTTACGGTGAATGTTTCAGACCCAGATAACAATGCAATAAACGTGATTGTGGATGTCAGCTTCAATGCGGGAGCTTACACCAGTATCATGTCATGGAGCAATGTGGCATCGGGCTCAACAAGGACTTTCACGTATGGACCGCTGAATCAAGGAGTCTATACCTTGAGACTGAATTTGGACGATGGCTTGGGCGGTACCTATGTGCAGACGTATACCTTTACTGCATTACCACTAAGCATAACCGGACAAGTCACACACACTCCTCAGTGGGAAGCGTACCGACAGTCATGGAATGTGATGTTTCCTTCAAAGAGCAGAACTGCGAATGTTTTCTGGGCAGGAGAAGCCTTTGAATTATCTGCTCAGGTTACTGACACGGGCACTTCGTCGACAAAGCCAGTAAGCGTAAATGCGACGCTAGTACAGACCAATGATACGGCTGCTATGTCCTCTTCAGATCTCATTAACTACACTGGTGAAATGCTGAATACGAATTTCGATACTACGCTTTCAAATGGGCCGTATACGATGCGGTTTACTGTTAATTGGAGCAACGGACTTGTTCAGACCACCGATGTACCGATCACTATAGCGGGAGATATCTGGGATGTCATTGTGAATCAGCTTAGAAATTAG
- a CDS encoding S-layer homology domain-containing protein encodes MGKLILKRKLALSASLMLLSLMNAVPTMADDNPTGFADMRDHWAKKAVATAIAKKYVDGYSDGSFRPENYVTGAEFIKMIVTASELKVSGSTEGSQWFVPYIKAAVEKGLVREEAITASFLENPITRLEMSKVAVRSTDPSLQQKHVSLNDQGVMYTAVNKGLIQGLSGGELAPEGKTTRAQSVTIVERVLTLNNGEKLPVDKVAIGQAELQLKRTNMFSMIPMFTAQQNEGLTWLPEKLTYATPDGKYKGEIDQVVAIDMEDANDPNRHLLGDINELHWFDQTERSGKEMPLVKDYPKSYVILVKSHTVFNNDTESYPGRYGLGMSFTGFKIPDEKAFHNGTLNTLTSVFKNRFGDMGAFILPKDGAEAPRGIDIQIFVPAKPPVKDMTHTITSLQTYQP; translated from the coding sequence ATGGGAAAACTCATTTTGAAAAGGAAACTTGCTCTATCTGCTTCGTTAATGCTTTTATCTTTGATGAATGCAGTGCCTACAATGGCAGATGATAACCCAACTGGATTTGCAGACATGCGAGATCATTGGGCTAAAAAAGCCGTAGCAACGGCTATTGCTAAAAAATATGTTGATGGTTACAGTGATGGCTCGTTTCGTCCAGAGAACTATGTGACGGGCGCCGAGTTCATTAAAATGATTGTAACCGCAAGTGAGCTGAAAGTGTCTGGCTCAACTGAAGGAAGTCAATGGTTCGTGCCTTACATCAAGGCAGCTGTTGAAAAAGGTTTGGTTCGTGAAGAAGCAATTACGGCCTCTTTCTTGGAAAACCCGATCACGCGGCTTGAAATGTCTAAAGTTGCCGTTCGTTCAACTGACCCATCTTTGCAACAAAAGCATGTTAGTCTTAATGATCAAGGTGTGATGTATACTGCAGTAAACAAAGGTCTTATCCAAGGTTTATCTGGTGGGGAACTAGCGCCTGAAGGTAAAACAACACGTGCTCAGTCTGTTACAATCGTTGAACGTGTTCTTACACTAAACAATGGTGAAAAACTTCCTGTTGACAAGGTGGCTATTGGACAAGCTGAGTTGCAACTCAAACGCACTAATATGTTCTCTATGATTCCTATGTTTACAGCACAACAAAACGAGGGTCTAACTTGGTTGCCTGAGAAGTTAACTTACGCAACACCAGATGGTAAGTACAAAGGTGAAATTGATCAAGTCGTTGCTATTGACATGGAAGATGCAAATGACCCTAACCGTCATCTGCTGGGTGATATCAATGAGTTACATTGGTTCGATCAAACAGAGCGTTCTGGTAAGGAAATGCCGTTAGTAAAAGACTACCCTAAAAGCTATGTAATTTTGGTTAAGTCACATACTGTGTTTAATAATGACACCGAGTCTTACCCAGGTCGCTATGGTTTGGGGATGAGTTTTACTGGATTTAAGATACCGGATGAAAAAGCATTTCATAACGGAACTTTAAATACCTTGACTTCGGTATTTAAAAACAGATTCGGAGACATGGGGGCTTTTATTTTACCAAAAGATGGTGCTGAAGCTCCTAGAGGGATCGACATTCAAATTTTTGTTCCGGCCAAACCACCTGTTAAGGATATGACTCACACAATAACATCGTTGCAAACATATCAACCGTAA
- a CDS encoding S-layer homology domain-containing protein: protein MKSELIMMIWKKAFLIGAAFSVMAASGCKASGGDQIAVANSTQAKVDLVDISDHWAKDSILSAVNKGYVDGYEDHSFKPDFNLSRGEFIKMVVTAMKLPVTATTNGGMWYVPYVNAAKTAGIYQSGDFDINEMNQEISRVDMSKLSLRATDKTLQNPVLRMDDVSVMYNAVKKGLIQGLINGELGPEKTTTRAQSVTIIERILRVQAGEKLPTDKYAASNAEIALKKTNIFSMAPSIFGGDQTTKWDPTNLFIASSDGKYKGVIDSLILIDLADPNDPHRSLLGDFNSLRWLANKGPGKDPFVKDYPDSYVLFFNMHNEVNEDTDKYVAKIPRISIHGFSSPDQTALKDGTLNSLAVVYRKTPSDLPAYVIPKSGLQSRSGRFTIDMNVPTRESMPEVKVIFGALFTN, encoded by the coding sequence ATGAAAAGTGAGTTGATTATGATGATATGGAAAAAGGCTTTTCTCATTGGAGCTGCATTTAGTGTGATGGCTGCTTCAGGTTGTAAGGCAAGCGGAGGCGATCAAATAGCAGTTGCGAACTCAACGCAAGCAAAGGTTGATCTCGTAGACATATCTGATCATTGGGCAAAGGATTCCATCTTGAGTGCCGTAAACAAAGGATATGTAGATGGCTATGAGGATCATTCCTTTAAACCGGATTTTAACTTAAGCCGGGGCGAATTCATTAAAATGGTCGTAACGGCCATGAAATTACCTGTAACAGCGACGACAAATGGTGGAATGTGGTATGTGCCCTATGTGAATGCAGCGAAAACTGCAGGGATTTATCAAAGTGGAGACTTTGATATTAATGAAATGAATCAAGAGATTAGTCGCGTTGATATGTCAAAATTGTCCTTGCGTGCAACCGATAAAACGTTGCAGAATCCAGTCTTGAGGATGGATGATGTTTCTGTTATGTACAACGCCGTAAAGAAAGGTCTGATTCAAGGCCTAATCAACGGGGAACTCGGACCAGAGAAAACCACGACTCGAGCACAAAGCGTAACGATCATCGAACGCATATTAAGGGTACAAGCGGGAGAAAAGCTCCCTACTGACAAGTATGCTGCAAGCAATGCCGAAATTGCGCTAAAGAAAACAAATATTTTCTCCATGGCACCAAGCATTTTTGGCGGTGATCAAACAACCAAATGGGATCCTACTAATCTCTTTATTGCAAGTTCTGATGGAAAGTATAAGGGAGTGATCGACAGCCTAATCCTTATCGATTTGGCGGACCCGAACGATCCCCACCGTTCACTTTTGGGGGATTTCAATTCCTTACGTTGGTTAGCAAATAAGGGGCCGGGAAAGGATCCGTTCGTTAAGGACTACCCCGATAGTTATGTTTTATTCTTTAATATGCATAACGAAGTAAATGAGGATACGGACAAGTACGTGGCTAAAATACCTCGTATTAGCATTCATGGGTTTAGTTCACCAGATCAGACTGCGTTAAAAGATGGGACACTAAACTCACTTGCAGTGGTTTACCGAAAAACTCCTTCTGATTTGCCGGCTTACGTTATCCCGAAAAGTGGACTGCAATCAAGGAGTGGTCGATTCACTATTGATATGAACGTACCGACCCGCGAATCCATGCCAGAAGTGAAAGTAATTTTTGGTGCCCTTTTTACAAATTAA
- a CDS encoding HD-GYP domain-containing protein, with translation MADYLILERLRKHHAETYYHSLRVSQLCFQVAQMIGMDHDQSISALRSGLLHDVGKMNIPDHILSKKGKLMESEYQFIQKHVEFGVQILKDNGYEQNIISAIEGHHEREDGCGYPKQIIPEDALSKIVAVCDVYDAMTEKRSYKESLPKEFVLEQMEIGKIGAFYLQYVEALRYTVLSVSKASSE, from the coding sequence ATGGCTGACTATCTCATATTAGAACGGCTAAGGAAACATCACGCAGAGACTTACTACCATTCTCTTCGCGTTTCACAGCTCTGCTTCCAGGTTGCACAGATGATTGGAATGGATCATGATCAAAGCATCTCTGCGTTACGGTCAGGTCTACTTCACGATGTAGGAAAAATGAATATACCTGATCATATTCTTTCCAAGAAAGGCAAGTTGATGGAATCTGAGTACCAGTTTATACAGAAACATGTTGAATTTGGAGTGCAGATTTTGAAAGATAACGGCTACGAGCAAAATATCATATCCGCCATAGAAGGCCATCATGAGAGAGAAGATGGATGTGGTTATCCAAAACAGATTATTCCGGAAGATGCATTATCCAAGATCGTGGCTGTATGCGACGTATATGATGCCATGACGGAGAAACGATCCTATAAAGAATCCTTACCAAAAGAGTTTGTACTTGAACAAATGGAAATCGGAAAAATAGGAGCCTTTTACTTGCAATATGTAGAGGCTCTAAGATATACAGTTTTGTCAGTTTCAAAAGCAAGTTCAGAATAA